One segment of Streptomyces sp. NBC_01463 DNA contains the following:
- a CDS encoding glucarate dehydratase family protein, with protein MNTAWLIDEVRLTPILIADPPLLNTQGVHQPYTPRLIVEVVTRGGVTGIGETYGDGKYLELAQPLATALAGRPVSDVNGLFALADEVCGDSRAADERVDAGGLRGVQTADKLRLSVVSAFEVACLDALGKTLGLPVHALLGGKVRDSVEYSAYLFYRWAEHPDGGERDDWGAAVDPAGVVAQARRFARTYGFSSFKLKGGVFPPEEEIAAVRALADAFPGQPLRLDPNGAWSVETSLYVAEQLKDVLEYLEDPASGTELMAAVAAGTDVPLATNMCVTTLAEVPEAFARDAVQVVLSDHHYWGGLHRTRELAGICRTYGVGLSMHSNTHLGISLAAMTHVAATVPNLDYACDSHYPWQTEDVITTRHVFEDGRLTVSDAPGLGVELDRERLAVLHRRWLDDDGGMRERDDAAAMRKGEPGWATPTIPRW; from the coding sequence ATGAACACAGCATGGTTGATCGACGAAGTCCGGCTGACCCCGATCCTCATCGCCGACCCGCCGCTCCTCAACACCCAGGGCGTCCACCAGCCGTACACCCCGCGGCTCATCGTGGAGGTCGTCACGCGCGGCGGGGTGACCGGCATCGGGGAGACCTACGGCGACGGCAAGTACCTCGAACTGGCGCAGCCGCTCGCCACCGCCCTGGCCGGACGCCCGGTCAGCGATGTGAACGGCCTCTTCGCCCTGGCCGACGAGGTGTGCGGCGACTCACGCGCGGCCGACGAGCGGGTCGACGCGGGCGGGCTGCGCGGCGTCCAGACCGCGGACAAGCTGCGGCTCTCGGTCGTCTCCGCCTTCGAGGTGGCCTGCCTGGACGCCCTGGGCAAGACCCTCGGCCTGCCGGTGCACGCGCTGCTCGGCGGCAAGGTCCGCGACAGCGTCGAGTACAGCGCGTACCTGTTCTACCGCTGGGCCGAGCATCCGGACGGCGGCGAGCGGGACGACTGGGGCGCCGCCGTCGACCCGGCCGGAGTCGTCGCCCAGGCCCGGCGCTTCGCCCGTACCTACGGCTTCAGCTCCTTCAAGCTGAAGGGCGGGGTCTTCCCGCCGGAGGAGGAGATCGCCGCGGTCCGCGCGCTCGCCGACGCCTTCCCCGGGCAGCCGCTGCGCCTCGATCCCAACGGCGCCTGGTCGGTGGAGACCTCGCTGTACGTCGCCGAGCAGCTGAAGGACGTACTCGAATACCTGGAGGACCCGGCGAGCGGCACGGAGCTGATGGCCGCCGTCGCGGCCGGCACCGATGTGCCGCTGGCCACGAACATGTGCGTCACCACGCTGGCCGAGGTCCCCGAGGCCTTCGCCCGTGACGCCGTCCAGGTCGTCCTCTCCGACCACCACTACTGGGGCGGACTGCACCGCACCCGCGAACTGGCCGGGATCTGCCGCACCTACGGCGTCGGGCTCTCCATGCACTCCAACACCCACCTCGGGATCAGCCTCGCCGCGATGACGCACGTCGCGGCCACCGTCCCCAACCTCGACTACGCCTGCGACAGCCACTACCCCTGGCAGACCGAGGACGTCATCACCACCCGCCATGTCTTCGAGGACGGCAGGCTGACCGTCTCCGACGCCCCCGGCCTCGGCGTCGAACTCGACCGGGAACGCCTGGCCGTGCTGCACCGCCGCTGGCTCGACGACGACGGCGGCATGCGCGAGCGCGACGACGCCGCCGCGATGCGCAAGGGCGAGCCGGGCTGGGCCACGCCCACGATCCCGCGCTGGTGA
- a CDS encoding helix-turn-helix transcriptional regulator yields MERLLADCRARLGFDLFAHTWNAVVIHALGGGPRRPVDLRAEIGGISAKVLNETLRRLAGYGLVERRAYAEAPPRVEYALTGLGRTLLEPIEALGRWSAEHGDAFVAAQDWDD; encoded by the coding sequence GTGGAGCGGCTGCTCGCGGACTGCCGGGCGAGGCTCGGTTTCGATCTGTTCGCGCACACCTGGAACGCGGTGGTCATCCACGCGCTGGGCGGGGGACCGCGCCGGCCGGTCGACCTCCGCGCGGAGATCGGCGGGATCAGCGCGAAGGTGCTCAACGAGACGCTGCGCCGGCTGGCGGGGTACGGGCTGGTGGAGCGCCGGGCCTACGCGGAGGCGCCGCCGCGCGTCGAGTACGCGCTGACCGGGCTCGGCCGGACGCTGCTGGAGCCGATCGAGGCGCTCGGGCGGTGGTCGGCGGAGCACGGCGACGCGTTCGTGGCGGCACAGGACTGGGACGACTGA
- a CDS encoding NAD(P)-binding domain-containing protein — protein MRIGVLGTGNMAQALGTQWAGAGHQLLFAGRSPVRARALADRTDSASGTFEEAVSFGSVLLLALPYDAALDTVTALAAADRTLRDRVLIDCTNAVGPGFVLTTEGGPGAARTLADATGARVVKAFNHLPDTVWRLTPPAFADGPLSVPLCGDDADALETVAALVRDLGCVPLPVGGLDRAAYLEATTAFLIGLWHSGHDPRTLLPPFAAATA, from the coding sequence ATGCGCATCGGCGTTCTCGGTACGGGCAACATGGCCCAGGCCCTCGGCACCCAATGGGCCGGGGCCGGACACCAGCTCCTCTTCGCGGGCCGCTCGCCCGTCCGGGCCCGCGCCCTCGCCGACCGGACGGACAGCGCCTCGGGCACCTTCGAGGAGGCCGTCTCGTTCGGCTCCGTGCTGCTCCTCGCACTGCCCTACGACGCCGCGCTCGACACCGTCACGGCGCTCGCCGCCGCGGACCGGACGCTGCGCGACCGGGTGCTGATCGACTGCACCAACGCGGTGGGACCCGGCTTCGTCCTGACCACCGAGGGCGGCCCCGGCGCCGCGCGCACCCTCGCCGACGCCACCGGCGCCCGGGTCGTCAAGGCGTTCAACCACCTGCCGGACACGGTGTGGCGGCTCACCCCGCCCGCCTTCGCCGACGGCCCGCTCTCCGTGCCGCTGTGCGGCGACGACGCGGACGCGCTGGAGACCGTGGCGGCGCTGGTCCGCGATCTGGGCTGCGTGCCGCTGCCGGTGGGCGGGCTCGACCGGGCCGCGTACCTGGAGGCCACCACGGCCTTCCTCATCGGGCTCTGGCACTCCGGCCACGACCCCCGCACCCTGCTGCCGCCCTTCGCGGCCGCCACCGCATGA
- a CDS encoding NADP-dependent oxidoreductase: MKAISYSSYGGAEVMEYGERPDPKVGPDAVLVKVRAAAVNPVDWKAREGYLDAGLEAVFPVIPGWDVSGVVVQPGAAVDEFAVGDEVIGYVREDFLSRGTFAEYVAAPVRTLARKPLSLSFEEAAGLPLAGLTAYQVLHRSLRIRDGDTVLVHAAAGGVGSLAVQLARHGGCRVIGTASERNHEHLRALGAEPVAYGEGLADRLRALAPDGIDAAFDTVGGEALRVSAETLAPDGRLASIADGEVISYGGKYAFVRPDAKDLAHLAELAERGIVSVHVDRVFPLAEAADAYRLNEQGRTRGKIVVSVDWEEG, translated from the coding sequence ATGAAGGCGATCAGCTACAGCAGCTACGGCGGGGCCGAGGTCATGGAGTACGGCGAGCGGCCCGACCCCAAGGTCGGCCCCGACGCCGTCCTGGTGAAAGTACGGGCCGCGGCGGTCAACCCGGTCGACTGGAAGGCCCGGGAGGGCTATCTCGACGCCGGACTCGAAGCGGTCTTCCCGGTGATCCCGGGCTGGGACGTGTCCGGTGTCGTGGTGCAGCCGGGTGCCGCCGTCGACGAGTTCGCGGTCGGCGACGAGGTCATCGGCTACGTGCGGGAGGACTTCCTGAGCCGCGGCACGTTCGCCGAGTACGTCGCCGCCCCGGTGCGCACCCTCGCCCGCAAACCGCTGAGCCTGAGCTTCGAGGAGGCCGCCGGACTGCCCCTGGCCGGGCTCACCGCCTACCAGGTGCTCCACCGGTCGCTGCGGATCCGCGACGGCGACACCGTCCTCGTGCACGCCGCGGCGGGCGGTGTCGGCTCGCTCGCCGTCCAGCTGGCCCGGCACGGCGGCTGCCGGGTCATCGGGACCGCGAGCGAGCGCAACCACGAGCACCTGCGGGCGCTCGGAGCGGAACCCGTGGCGTACGGGGAAGGGCTCGCCGACCGGCTGCGCGCCCTGGCCCCCGACGGGATCGACGCGGCCTTCGACACCGTGGGCGGCGAAGCGCTGCGGGTGTCCGCCGAGACCCTCGCGCCGGACGGCAGGCTGGCCTCGATCGCGGACGGCGAGGTCATCTCGTACGGCGGCAAGTACGCCTTCGTGCGGCCGGACGCCAAGGACCTGGCCCACCTGGCGGAGCTGGCCGAGCGCGGCATCGTCTCGGTCCACGTCGACCGGGTCTTCCCGCTGGCGGAGGCCGCGGACGCCTACCGGCTCAACGAGCAGGGCCGCACCCGGGGCAAGATCGTCGTCTCCGTGGACTGGGAGGAGGGCTGA
- a CDS encoding DUF202 domain-containing protein, with protein MTAAERDPGLQPERTRLAWRRTTLSCTVVALLAGKQALHGGVGTAGVVALSLSALAWLGFLRVANRRVQGMGTARPRPLAPRAALAAAACTVALAVFAAAMLF; from the coding sequence GTGACCGCCGCGGAGCGCGACCCGGGGCTCCAGCCCGAGCGGACGCGCCTCGCGTGGCGGCGTACGACGCTGTCCTGCACGGTGGTCGCGCTGCTGGCGGGCAAACAGGCGCTGCACGGCGGCGTCGGCACGGCCGGGGTCGTCGCCCTGTCGCTGAGCGCGCTCGCCTGGCTGGGCTTCCTGCGGGTGGCGAACCGGCGGGTGCAGGGCATGGGCACCGCGCGCCCGCGGCCGCTCGCGCCGCGGGCGGCGCTGGCGGCCGCGGCCTGCACGGTCGCGCTGGCCGTGTTCGCCGCCGCGATGCTCTTCTGA
- a CDS encoding DUF202 domain-containing protein encodes MNDFVQSLRLWFAPQRIRDEGDTPDYRFSLANERTFLAWIRTALALIGGGFAVDQFLPELSWGVRAGLALALLAAGVLCALRAVNHWVRCERAMRRGEDLPVSRFPTLLSLAVAVVAVAMVVVVLFGWEGR; translated from the coding sequence GTGAACGATTTTGTGCAGAGTCTGCGGCTGTGGTTCGCGCCGCAGCGCATCCGTGACGAGGGCGACACCCCCGACTACCGCTTCTCGCTCGCCAACGAGCGGACCTTCCTCGCCTGGATCCGGACGGCTCTCGCACTGATCGGGGGCGGTTTCGCGGTCGACCAGTTCCTGCCGGAGCTGTCCTGGGGCGTCCGTGCGGGTCTGGCACTCGCGCTGCTGGCGGCCGGCGTGCTGTGCGCGCTGCGGGCCGTCAACCACTGGGTGCGGTGCGAGCGGGCGATGCGGCGCGGGGAGGACCTGCCGGTGTCCCGCTTCCCGACACTGCTGAGCCTGGCCGTGGCCGTGGTGGCCGTGGCGATGGTGGTGGTGGTCCTGTTCGGCTGGGAGGGCCGGTGA
- a CDS encoding NUDIX domain-containing protein, which yields MNPSDEILDIVDENDVVVGQAPRGEATARGLRHRCVFIEARDAEGRIFVHRRTATKLVFPSHYDMFVGGVVGAGESYGEAALREAEEELGVSGLPRPEPLFKFLYEGGGHTWWSYVYRVRCELPVSPQVEEVAWHTFLTDAELERRLGEWEWVPDGLEGYRRLRAFRESS from the coding sequence ATGAATCCTTCTGACGAGATCCTGGACATCGTCGACGAGAACGACGTGGTGGTGGGGCAGGCCCCGCGTGGTGAGGCGACCGCGCGGGGCCTGCGCCACCGCTGTGTGTTCATCGAGGCCCGGGACGCCGAGGGCCGGATCTTCGTGCACCGCAGGACCGCCACCAAGCTGGTCTTCCCCTCCCACTACGACATGTTCGTCGGCGGGGTCGTCGGCGCCGGTGAGTCCTACGGCGAGGCGGCGCTGCGGGAGGCCGAGGAGGAGCTGGGGGTGTCCGGACTCCCCCGGCCCGAGCCCCTGTTCAAGTTCCTCTACGAGGGCGGCGGCCACACCTGGTGGTCGTACGTCTACCGGGTACGGTGCGAGCTGCCGGTGAGTCCGCAGGTGGAGGAGGTCGCCTGGCACACCTTCCTGACGGACGCCGAGCTGGAGCGGCGCCTCGGCGAGTGGGAGTGGGTGCCGGACGGCCTGGAAGGCTACCGACGTCTCCGGGCGTTCCGGGAATCATCCTGA
- a CDS encoding glucose 1-dehydrogenase, translating to MTDKNSLTGRTVIVTGAARGLGAEAARLAVAAGADVVITDVLDEEGAATAAGLGPKARFLHHDVTSEEDWQRVAELTLAEFGRIDGLVNNAGVSTGQPLETETVEHFRKVIDINLTAVFIGMKTVIPVMKESGGGSIVNISSAAGLMGLALTSSYGASKWGVRGLTKVGAVELGTARIRVNSVHPGMVYTPMTASVGIRQGEGNYPNTPMGRVGEAGEIGEAVVFLLSDAASYVTGAELAVDGGWTTGPTVRYVMGQ from the coding sequence ATGACCGACAAGAACAGCCTCACCGGCCGGACCGTCATCGTCACCGGCGCCGCCCGCGGCCTCGGCGCCGAGGCCGCCCGCCTCGCCGTGGCCGCCGGCGCCGATGTGGTGATCACCGACGTGCTGGACGAGGAGGGCGCGGCCACCGCCGCCGGGCTCGGGCCGAAGGCCCGCTTCCTCCACCACGACGTGACCTCCGAGGAGGACTGGCAGCGCGTCGCCGAGCTCACCCTCGCCGAGTTCGGACGGATCGACGGCCTGGTCAACAACGCGGGCGTCTCGACCGGCCAGCCGCTGGAGACCGAGACGGTCGAGCACTTCCGCAAGGTCATCGACATCAACCTGACGGCCGTCTTCATCGGCATGAAGACGGTGATCCCGGTGATGAAGGAGAGCGGCGGCGGTTCGATCGTCAACATCTCCTCGGCGGCCGGTCTCATGGGCCTGGCCCTGACCTCCAGCTACGGCGCGTCGAAGTGGGGCGTGCGCGGGCTGACGAAGGTCGGCGCGGTGGAGCTCGGCACCGCGCGGATACGGGTGAACTCGGTGCACCCCGGCATGGTGTACACGCCCATGACGGCCTCGGTGGGCATCCGGCAGGGCGAGGGCAACTACCCCAACACCCCGATGGGCCGGGTCGGCGAGGCCGGTGAGATCGGGGAGGCCGTCGTCTTCCTGCTCTCGGACGCCGCCTCGTACGTTACCGGTGCCGAACTCGCCGTGGACGGCGGCTGGACCACCGGCCCGACCGTCAGGTACGTCATGGGGCAGTGA
- a CDS encoding TetR family transcriptional regulator: MARTSGQSGQQTRDKLIRAAEEIFAAQGTDGAQLRDIVALAGQSNPSAVQYHFGSRAGLLDAVMAGRQERTERVVAPLLGSLPDDCGVRDLLTALVTAEASLLADDRGRRCLRISAGLSHETGLRTGRPHPALDGTAYGRLIGRIGDRLSALPEPVRLERLDLALTLIGAALADRARQGLDGTRPLTGQELFLADLVGSTTAFLHAPAPHGA, encoded by the coding sequence ATGGCGAGAACGTCGGGACAGTCGGGACAACAGACCAGGGACAAGCTGATCCGTGCGGCCGAGGAGATCTTCGCGGCGCAGGGCACGGACGGCGCGCAGCTGCGCGACATCGTCGCCCTGGCGGGTCAGAGCAACCCCTCCGCGGTGCAGTACCACTTCGGTTCCCGGGCCGGGCTGCTCGACGCCGTGATGGCCGGCCGCCAGGAGCGCACCGAGCGGGTCGTCGCACCGCTGCTGGGCTCGCTCCCCGACGACTGCGGTGTACGGGACCTGCTCACCGCGCTGGTGACGGCGGAGGCGAGCCTGCTCGCCGACGACCGGGGCCGCCGCTGTCTGCGGATCTCGGCCGGGCTCAGCCATGAGACCGGGCTGCGGACCGGCCGGCCGCACCCCGCGCTGGACGGCACGGCCTACGGCCGGCTGATCGGCCGGATCGGGGACCGCCTGAGCGCGCTGCCGGAGCCCGTCCGGCTGGAGCGGCTCGATCTGGCACTCACCCTGATCGGCGCGGCGCTGGCCGACCGGGCCCGCCAGGGTCTCGACGGCACCCGGCCGCTGACCGGCCAGGAACTCTTCCTCGCCGACCTCGTCGGCAGCACCACCGCGTTCCTGCACGCCCCCGCGCCGCACGGCGCGTGA
- a CDS encoding DMT family transporter: MSVLVLVLAVSAACCLGFGFVLQQAAASHAPRSDYLSPRLLLDLMRVRSWLAGIGLMVCGMVLGALALGKGEVSVVEPLLATNLLFAMALSRHRTGQRLGRQGWAGLWLLAGGVAAFLVAGEPKGGQAVSSPLRHWLVIGVVVGLALLLTAFAKRSRSGLSPALLAVAAGLLYGLQDALTRVSGERFSDGGWAGLVTGWQPYAVLVLGVTGLILVQSAFETGPLRMSLPALTAAQPLAGIACGIGFLGDQVRTDTGALAWQAAGLAAIVGGIVLLGLHPAMPEGPVGGRRSQSLQPH, from the coding sequence GTGTCGGTGCTGGTCCTGGTGCTCGCCGTGAGCGCCGCCTGCTGCCTGGGGTTCGGCTTCGTGCTGCAACAGGCCGCCGCCAGCCACGCCCCGAGGAGCGACTACCTCTCGCCCCGGCTGCTGCTCGACCTGATGCGGGTGCGCAGCTGGCTCGCCGGTATCGGTCTGATGGTCTGCGGCATGGTGCTGGGCGCGCTGGCCCTGGGCAAGGGCGAGGTCTCCGTCGTCGAGCCGCTCCTGGCGACCAATCTGCTCTTCGCGATGGCCCTGTCCCGTCACCGCACCGGGCAGCGGCTGGGCCGGCAGGGCTGGGCCGGGCTCTGGCTGCTGGCCGGCGGGGTCGCCGCCTTCCTGGTGGCGGGCGAGCCGAAGGGCGGGCAGGCGGTGTCGAGTCCGCTGCGGCACTGGCTGGTGATCGGTGTGGTGGTGGGCTTGGCGCTGCTGCTGACCGCGTTCGCGAAGCGGTCACGGTCGGGGTTGTCCCCGGCGCTGCTCGCGGTGGCGGCGGGGCTGCTGTACGGCCTCCAGGACGCCCTCACCCGGGTCAGCGGCGAGCGGTTCTCGGACGGGGGCTGGGCCGGGCTCGTCACGGGCTGGCAGCCGTACGCGGTGCTGGTGCTGGGGGTGACGGGGCTGATCCTCGTACAGAGCGCGTTCGAAACGGGTCCATTGCGGATGTCGCTGCCGGCCCTGACCGCGGCCCAGCCGCTGGCCGGGATCGCCTGCGGGATCGGGTTCCTGGGCGACCAGGTGCGGACCGACACCGGCGCCCTGGCCTGGCAGGCGGCCGGGCTCGCGGCGATCGTGGGCGGGATCGTGCTGCTCGGGCTGCACCCGGCGATGCCGGAGGGGCCGGTGGGCGGACGCCGCTCGCAGAGCCTCCAGCCGCACTGA
- a CDS encoding FAD-binding dehydrogenase: protein MAYDADVIVIGAGLAGLVATAELVDAGRSVILLDQEPEQSLGGQAHWSFGGLFFVDSPEQRRMRIKDSHELALQDWLGTAGFDREEDHWPRKWAEAYVDFAAGEKRSWLHQQGMRFFPVVGWAERGGYDANGHGNSVPRFHITWGTGPGVVAPFERRVREGVAKGLVSFRFRHRVTGLGRTDGTTDTVTGEILEPSAAARGTASSRETAGTFELRAQAVIVTSGGIGGNHDLVRKQWPERLGTPPEKMLSGVPAHVDGLMLGITEDAGAHHINRDRMWHYTEGIENWNPIWAKHGIRILPGPSSLWLDARGKRLPVPLFPGFDTLGTLEHIMRSGHGYTWFVLDQKIIGKEFALSGSEQNPDLTGKSIRDVIGRARADVPGPVKAFMDNGVDFVVEKDLGALVRGMNALTGEGLIDEDELRREITARDREIANPFTKDLQITAIRGARTYLGDKLIRTAAPHRILDPKAGPLIAVRLNILTRKSLGGLETDLSSRVLTADGTPLAGVYAAGEAAGFGGGGVHGYRSLEGTFLGGCIFSGRAAGRAAAEAVG, encoded by the coding sequence ATGGCGTACGACGCTGATGTGATCGTGATCGGGGCGGGACTCGCGGGGCTGGTCGCCACCGCGGAACTCGTCGACGCGGGCCGTTCGGTGATCCTGCTCGACCAGGAACCCGAGCAGTCGCTCGGCGGTCAGGCGCACTGGTCCTTCGGCGGTCTCTTCTTCGTCGACTCGCCGGAACAGCGCCGGATGCGGATCAAGGACAGCCATGAGCTGGCCCTCCAGGACTGGCTCGGTACGGCCGGCTTCGACCGCGAGGAGGACCACTGGCCGCGGAAGTGGGCCGAGGCGTACGTCGACTTCGCCGCCGGTGAGAAGCGCTCCTGGCTGCACCAGCAGGGCATGCGGTTCTTCCCCGTCGTCGGCTGGGCCGAGCGCGGCGGCTACGACGCGAACGGCCACGGCAACTCCGTCCCCCGCTTCCACATCACCTGGGGCACCGGCCCCGGCGTCGTCGCCCCCTTCGAGCGCCGGGTGCGCGAGGGCGTCGCCAAGGGGCTCGTCAGCTTCCGCTTCCGGCACCGGGTGACCGGACTCGGCCGCACCGACGGTACGACCGACACGGTGACGGGCGAGATCCTGGAGCCGAGCGCGGCGGCGCGCGGCACCGCGAGCAGCCGGGAGACGGCCGGCACCTTCGAGCTCAGGGCCCAGGCGGTGATCGTCACCTCCGGCGGCATCGGCGGCAACCACGACCTCGTCCGCAAGCAGTGGCCCGAGCGGCTCGGCACCCCGCCGGAGAAGATGCTCTCCGGCGTGCCCGCCCATGTCGACGGGCTGATGCTCGGCATCACCGAGGACGCGGGCGCCCACCACATCAACCGCGACCGGATGTGGCACTACACCGAGGGCATCGAGAACTGGAACCCGATCTGGGCCAAGCACGGCATCCGGATCCTCCCCGGCCCCTCCTCGCTCTGGCTGGACGCCCGGGGCAAGCGGCTGCCCGTGCCGCTCTTCCCCGGCTTCGACACGCTCGGCACCCTCGAACACATCATGCGCAGCGGCCACGGCTACACCTGGTTCGTCCTGGACCAGAAGATCATCGGCAAGGAGTTCGCGCTCTCCGGCTCCGAGCAGAACCCCGATCTGACCGGCAAGTCCATCCGTGACGTGATCGGCCGGGCCCGCGCGGACGTGCCCGGACCGGTGAAGGCCTTCATGGACAACGGCGTCGACTTCGTCGTCGAGAAGGACCTCGGCGCCCTGGTCCGCGGCATGAACGCGCTGACCGGCGAAGGGCTCATCGACGAGGACGAGCTGCGCCGCGAGATCACCGCCCGCGACCGGGAGATCGCCAACCCGTTCACCAAGGACCTCCAGATCACCGCGATCAGGGGCGCCCGCACCTACCTCGGCGACAAGCTGATCCGTACGGCCGCACCGCACCGCATCCTCGACCCCAAGGCCGGGCCGCTGATCGCCGTCCGGCTCAACATCCTCACCCGCAAGTCGCTCGGCGGACTGGAGACGGACCTGTCCTCCCGGGTCCTCACCGCGGACGGCACCCCGCTCGCCGGGGTGTACGCGGCCGGTGAGGCGGCCGGGTTCGGCGGCGGCGGGGTGCACGGCTACCGCTCCCTGGAGGGCACCTTCCTCGGCGGCTGCATCTTCTCCGGCCGGGCCGCGGGCCGGGCGGCCGCGGAGGCGGTCGGGTAG
- a CDS encoding aromatic acid exporter family protein, which yields MPGVAEPVIKLVRRTTEPVGAQTLRSTGAAVIAYAVATATLSQPAPLTAPLTALLVVQVTLYATLTTGIRRVNSVVVGVLIASGFSSLVGLSWWSLGLTIFTSLIIGRLVRVNEFVPEVAISAMLVLGVSQVADTAWERIFETLIGAGVGLLFNLLFAPPVWVQSAGQSIDGLAREMGDLFRDLGGDLGGRVTVEEAAERLHRARRIDHDIVAVDASLRQAEESLMLNPRVRQGLLYRVVLRTGLDTLEICAVVLRVLARTLTDLAKDRAGEPLFPAEVAAGLTDLFGQLADAAESFSTLITTPVAANAEGAEARLADALTVSRATRDRVADLLLAAVQEHPRKWQLHGALLAEVDRILDELDIEKRTERLGKELDRRSAELHERHPRLLAVRRRLGLAKDAAAEPDRG from the coding sequence ATGCCAGGAGTAGCCGAGCCCGTGATCAAACTCGTCCGGCGCACCACCGAACCCGTGGGGGCCCAGACCCTGCGCTCCACGGGGGCGGCGGTGATCGCCTATGCGGTGGCCACGGCGACCCTGTCGCAGCCCGCGCCCCTGACCGCTCCGCTCACCGCGCTGCTCGTCGTCCAGGTCACCCTCTACGCGACCCTTACCACGGGCATCCGACGGGTGAACTCCGTGGTCGTCGGCGTCCTCATCGCGAGCGGGTTCAGTTCGCTGGTCGGGCTGTCCTGGTGGAGCCTCGGGCTGACCATCTTCACCTCGCTGATCATCGGCCGGCTGGTGCGGGTGAACGAGTTCGTCCCCGAGGTGGCGATCAGCGCCATGCTGGTCCTCGGCGTCTCCCAGGTCGCCGACACCGCGTGGGAGCGCATCTTCGAGACGCTGATCGGCGCGGGCGTGGGCCTGCTGTTCAACCTGCTGTTCGCCCCGCCCGTGTGGGTGCAGTCGGCGGGACAGTCGATCGACGGCCTGGCCCGCGAGATGGGGGACCTCTTCCGTGACCTGGGGGGTGACCTGGGCGGCCGGGTCACCGTCGAGGAGGCGGCCGAACGGCTGCACCGGGCCCGCCGCATCGACCACGACATCGTGGCGGTGGACGCCTCGCTGCGGCAGGCAGAGGAGAGCCTCATGCTCAACCCCCGGGTGCGCCAGGGGCTGCTCTACCGCGTCGTGCTGCGCACCGGACTCGACACCCTGGAGATCTGCGCCGTGGTGCTGCGAGTGCTGGCCAGGACCCTCACGGACCTGGCCAAGGACCGGGCCGGCGAACCCCTCTTCCCCGCCGAAGTGGCCGCCGGGCTCACGGACCTGTTCGGGCAGCTGGCGGACGCCGCCGAGAGCTTCTCGACCCTGATCACCACCCCGGTCGCCGCGAACGCCGAAGGGGCCGAGGCACGGCTGGCCGACGCGCTCACGGTCAGCCGGGCGACCCGCGACCGGGTGGCGGACCTGCTGCTCGCGGCGGTCCAGGAACACCCCAGGAAGTGGCAGCTGCACGGGGCGCTGCTCGCCGAGGTCGACCGCATCCTGGACGAGCTCGACATCGAGAAGCGCACGGAACGCCTCGGCAAGGAGCTCGACCGCCGCTCGGCCGAACTCCACGAGCGCCATCCCCGGCTGCTCGCGGTCAGGCGCCGGCTGGGCCTCGCCAAGGACGCGGCGGCGGAGCCGGACCGGGGCTGA
- a CDS encoding ASCH domain-containing protein, producing the protein MPNREALKPFLLVFPGPLRDRLVRAVLDGQKVSTTGLLVEYQVEQEEPPPVGERSALIDSDGREIAVLEITEVRILRLGDVDLRHVLDEGEGDTSVAGWRAGHERFWHSDEMREALGDPEFTVDDDTLVVAERFRVVELIDQD; encoded by the coding sequence ATGCCGAACCGTGAAGCGCTCAAGCCCTTCCTCCTCGTCTTCCCCGGTCCGCTGCGCGACCGGCTGGTCCGGGCGGTCCTCGACGGTCAGAAGGTCTCGACGACCGGACTGCTCGTGGAGTACCAGGTGGAGCAGGAGGAGCCGCCGCCCGTGGGCGAGCGGTCCGCACTCATCGACTCCGACGGGCGGGAGATCGCGGTGCTGGAGATCACGGAGGTGCGAATCCTGCGGCTCGGGGACGTCGACCTGCGGCATGTGCTCGACGAGGGCGAGGGCGACACCTCGGTGGCCGGGTGGCGTGCGGGCCACGAGCGGTTCTGGCACAGCGACGAGATGCGGGAGGCACTCGGCGACCCGGAGTTCACGGTCGACGACGACACACTGGTGGTCGCCGAACGGTTCCGGGTCGTCGAACTGATCGACCAGGACTGA